From Fluviispira vulneris, a single genomic window includes:
- the ccoN gene encoding cytochrome-c oxidase, cbb3-type subunit I yields MSLERFRYNDDIVKKFIIATIIWGIVGMLVGVIIAIQLFFRPFNFDIPWLTFGRLRPLHTNAIIFAFCLNGVFAGIYHSSQRLLKTRMYSDFLSKVHFWGWQLIIVLAAITLPLGISTSKEYAELEWPIAILITLVWVVFAFNYFMTIAVRREKVLYVSIWFYIATIISIALLHIVNHISLPVSLFKSYSAYSGVRDALVQWWYGHNAVAFVLTTPFLGMGYYYIPKLVNRPIYSYRLSILHFWSLIFIYMWAGPHHLQYTALPEWLQSLGVVFSVMLIAPSWGGGINFILTIKSAWKEMKDHPSIKFFLAAIIFYLIATLEGPILSFKDINRVAHYTDWIIAHVHGGALGWNGYLIFAMLYWLVPNIYKTTLYRKELANVHFWVSFIGILVYIVPMWIAGIYLGFARESITDGVLTYPNYMEMAKAILPYHYIRAIGGSLYLIGFIVGSYILFKTIRLAGKVPDTEAEAVPFSNIEHNKTTFGSLQKAAENLGLVMGMLSLIAVSVGGIIQILPILISHSTEERIPTLKPYSPLELEGRDIYIREGCSNCHSQMVRTFKEEVMRYGPYSKAGEFEYDFPHLWGSKQTGPDLHRLGKKYGDLWHYNHMMDPTTMTPDSTMPKYDWLAKDLLNTSYTSDKMKVMAKLGVPYSAEEIENANALLIKQAEEIQKGLVSQGVNISSQSEMIALIAYLQRLGVDGNTFEQSQKNKEESKK; encoded by the coding sequence ATGAGTTTAGAACGGTTTCGATACAATGATGATATTGTTAAGAAGTTTATAATAGCGACAATCATTTGGGGCATTGTCGGAATGTTAGTTGGAGTTATAATAGCAATCCAACTTTTTTTTCGGCCATTTAATTTTGACATACCATGGTTAACATTTGGTAGATTACGGCCTCTTCATACAAATGCAATTATTTTTGCTTTCTGTTTAAATGGTGTTTTTGCAGGAATATATCATTCATCTCAACGTCTGTTAAAAACGAGAATGTATAGCGATTTTTTATCAAAGGTACATTTTTGGGGTTGGCAGCTCATTATTGTTTTAGCTGCGATCACTCTTCCTTTGGGTATCAGCACATCAAAAGAATATGCAGAACTTGAATGGCCAATAGCAATTTTAATTACCCTCGTTTGGGTCGTTTTTGCTTTTAATTATTTTATGACTATTGCTGTTCGTCGTGAAAAAGTTTTGTATGTCTCTATCTGGTTTTATATAGCAACTATTATTTCAATTGCATTATTGCATATTGTAAATCATATTTCTCTACCAGTATCACTTTTTAAGAGCTATTCAGCTTATTCGGGTGTGCGTGATGCCCTCGTGCAATGGTGGTATGGTCACAATGCTGTTGCCTTTGTTCTAACTACACCTTTCTTAGGAATGGGTTATTATTATATTCCAAAATTAGTCAATCGGCCTATTTATTCTTATCGCCTTTCTATACTTCACTTTTGGTCGCTTATATTTATTTATATGTGGGCAGGTCCGCACCATCTCCAATACACTGCTCTTCCAGAATGGCTGCAATCTTTGGGCGTTGTTTTTTCTGTCATGCTAATCGCGCCATCTTGGGGAGGTGGGATTAACTTTATTTTAACAATTAAAAGCGCTTGGAAAGAAATGAAGGATCATCCTTCCATTAAATTCTTTTTAGCTGCAATTATATTTTATCTTATCGCAACATTAGAAGGTCCTATTCTTTCTTTTAAAGATATCAATCGTGTTGCACATTACACCGATTGGATCATTGCCCATGTTCATGGCGGAGCTTTAGGCTGGAATGGTTACCTTATCTTTGCCATGCTTTATTGGCTGGTTCCTAATATATATAAAACCACCCTTTATCGTAAAGAATTAGCAAATGTGCATTTCTGGGTGTCTTTTATTGGTATACTTGTTTATATTGTACCTATGTGGATAGCTGGTATTTATTTAGGATTCGCTCGGGAAAGCATTACGGATGGTGTGTTAACTTATCCAAATTATATGGAAATGGCTAAAGCAATTTTACCATATCACTATATCCGTGCTATTGGTGGCAGTTTATATTTAATTGGTTTTATCGTTGGCTCTTATATTTTATTTAAAACAATTCGTTTGGCGGGTAAGGTACCAGATACCGAAGCAGAAGCGGTACCATTTTCAAATATCGAGCACAATAAAACCACTTTTGGTTCATTACAAAAAGCAGCAGAAAATTTAGGTCTCGTAATGGGAATGCTATCTTTAATTGCTGTTTCAGTCGGTGGAATTATTCAAATCCTTCCGATTTTAATTTCACATTCAACCGAAGAAAGAATTCCTACTCTTAAACCTTATTCTCCACTTGAATTGGAAGGTCGCGATATCTATATCCGTGAAGGTTGTAGCAATTGTCACTCGCAAATGGTTAGAACATTTAAAGAAGAAGTTATGCGCTATGGTCCTTATTCTAAGGCTGGTGAATTTGAATATGACTTCCCGCATCTTTGGGGATCTAAACAAACAGGTCCGGATTTACATCGGCTGGGTAAAAAATATGGTGATTTGTGGCATTATAATCATATGATGGATCCAACCACAATGACTCCTGACAGCACTATGCCTAAATATGATTGGCTTGCAAAAGATCTTTTAAATACTTCTTATACAAGCGACAAAATGAAAGTCATGGCTAAATTGGGTGTTCCCTATTCTGCTGAAGAAATCGAAAATGCAAATGCTCTATTGATTAAACAAGCAGAAGAAATCCAAAAAGGTCTGGTCTCGCAGGGAGTTAATATCAGCTCACAATCCGAAATGATTGCGCTGATTGCATATCTGCAAAGGCTTGGTGTCGACGGAAATACATTTGAACAATCCCAAAAAAATAAAGAGGAAAGTAAAAAATGA
- a CDS encoding ATP-binding protein yields the protein MAKTYSCTLVGVKVIQVEIETVVGSGYSGLNILGLSPDITRDMRERIRSALECIGIPIPARRVVVNISPASSLKLARTPASQLDFPVAASIIYALFQDNKKGAKLLQPENEFLAGEISLSGHLKAIENPLVYFAALHSMSKEQTTFCLPYTNKENQLLTPTQNLIFYRSLSEWIAARKTNKSEKRHTNHAPTNFQHKENSSFLSVKKVSNNINVLAKNPKICVAILIAALSRSHILIAGEPGVGKSFSLNKIINFLSPLTEKEQIEVKLIHPCDIQNDRPFRAPHHSASSAALVGGQMLKPGEASLAHHGILFLDELAEFSRTSLESLREPLDSGQVSLARSGGHITYPAKFQLCATTNPCGCGYLFSRKRPCRCNPSDSKRYLQKLSGPLLDRFSIQLWAENHIEENNLDIFSKYLIKVLKKEGTHALSKKFVELQRQDLSAKLKQEVNLWHDPNIQAYPEFQSLSNRGQIKIIELIFYFNLLFPELKESEHFIHSVLSYRVLNKMFTENVF from the coding sequence TTGGCTAAAACATATTCATGCACTCTTGTAGGAGTTAAAGTCATTCAGGTTGAAATAGAAACCGTTGTCGGCAGCGGTTATTCAGGTCTTAATATTTTAGGGCTCAGCCCAGACATTACGAGAGATATGCGTGAGCGCATTCGCTCTGCATTAGAGTGCATTGGCATACCTATACCAGCACGTAGAGTTGTTGTGAATATTAGTCCAGCAAGTTCACTCAAATTAGCTCGCACACCAGCATCTCAGTTGGATTTCCCGGTCGCTGCCTCAATTATATATGCATTATTCCAAGACAATAAAAAAGGAGCAAAACTTTTACAACCAGAAAATGAATTTCTAGCTGGAGAAATTTCACTGTCTGGACATTTAAAAGCAATAGAAAATCCATTAGTCTATTTTGCAGCTCTGCATTCCATGAGCAAAGAACAAACAACTTTTTGTTTACCTTATACTAATAAGGAAAACCAATTATTAACTCCTACACAAAACTTAATTTTCTATAGATCCCTCAGTGAATGGATTGCAGCCCGGAAAACAAACAAATCTGAAAAAAGACACACGAATCATGCGCCTACAAATTTTCAGCATAAGGAAAATTCAAGTTTTTTATCCGTGAAAAAAGTATCAAATAATATAAATGTATTAGCAAAAAATCCCAAAATTTGTGTCGCCATTCTCATTGCAGCTTTAAGCCGATCCCATATTTTAATTGCAGGGGAGCCAGGGGTGGGTAAGAGTTTTTCACTTAATAAAATTATTAACTTTCTTTCCCCTCTGACTGAAAAAGAACAAATTGAAGTCAAACTTATCCATCCTTGCGATATTCAAAACGACAGACCCTTTCGTGCACCGCATCACTCTGCGAGTTCAGCAGCTCTCGTTGGTGGGCAAATGCTCAAACCAGGTGAAGCATCACTCGCCCATCATGGCATCTTGTTCCTAGATGAATTGGCTGAATTCTCTCGTACAAGCCTAGAATCTCTCAGAGAACCTCTCGACTCTGGACAAGTGAGTCTTGCGCGCTCTGGTGGACACATCACCTATCCCGCAAAATTTCAACTGTGTGCCACAACCAACCCCTGTGGGTGTGGTTATCTTTTCTCACGCAAGCGGCCTTGTCGTTGCAATCCAAGTGACAGCAAAAGGTATTTGCAAAAACTCAGTGGCCCATTGCTTGATCGCTTTTCTATTCAACTATGGGCTGAAAATCATATTGAAGAAAATAACTTAGATATTTTTTCTAAATATCTCATAAAAGTACTTAAAAAAGAAGGCACACATGCACTAAGCAAAAAATTTGTAGAATTACAGAGACAGGACTTAAGTGCAAAATTAAAGCAGGAAGTAAATCTTTGGCATGATCCAAATATTCAAGCGTATCCTGAATTTCAAAGCCTTTCGAATAGAGGGCAAATAAAAATCATAGAACTTATATTTTATTTCAACTTACTCTTTCCAGAATTGAAAGAATCAGAGCATTTTATCCATTCCGTTCTAAGTTATAGAGTTCTCAATAAAATGTTTACTGAAAATGTTTTTTAA